In the Bacteroidales bacterium genome, one interval contains:
- a CDS encoding TonB-dependent receptor, translated as MRYFLIAFIWFFSFSVLFAQQKKYIISGTVRDVQTGEDLPGATLRLKSKGGVGTVTNSYGFYSLEIEAGTYDLLYSYVGFKTQSIPLNLNTNIVINIELEPLAEQLAELEVIAEREDKNIRANEMTVASLSIKEIESIPVLFGERDVFKTLQLMPGVKPAGEGSSGFYVRGGSTDQNLILLDEAPVYNASHMMGFFSIFNSDALRDIKLYKGGMGAEYGGRLSSVLDIKMKEGNAKNLSVNGGIGLISSRLTLESPIVKDRGSFIVSARRTYADIFTIFASEEAIKDAQLYFYDFNAKANIRIGEKDRLFVSGYFGRDKFGFDEHFGFNWGNITATSRWNHIFNPKLFSNTSVIYSKYSYQILAGPSDRRVEIGSHIIDYNLKHDYQFYHNNHSIWKFGLNFIHHTMNPGDLNSESNEIFNSLEVEKRYALETSIYLANERKISPSLSLNYGLRFSNFMQLGPGNIYTFNNYGDIVQTDVYDKWERVVNYNGFEPRINGTWLINSESSFKAFYSYTNQYMHLLSNSSSESPTDIWLPSSNNIKPSTSGQFGMGYYRNFKQNTYEFSIETYYKDMQDLIDYKIDAQVTLNPLVEGDLVFGEGRAYGLELFLKKRKGKLTGWIGYTLSRTERRFEEINNNNWYPSKQDRTHDFAVIVMYQLNPRIQFSANWVYYTGNAVTYPEGKYTISGQDVLLYSDRNAYRMPDYHRLDIGLSLKNKEYKTVLDQETGNFIQQKKRFRSSWNFSIYNVYNRENAYSISFEPNEYNPDVMEAIQLSLFKIIPSVTYNFNF; from the coding sequence ATGAGGTATTTTCTTATTGCTTTTATATGGTTTTTTAGTTTCTCTGTACTTTTTGCACAGCAAAAAAAATATATTATTAGTGGTACCGTTAGAGATGTACAAACAGGAGAGGATTTACCCGGTGCAACACTAAGACTTAAGAGTAAAGGTGGAGTTGGAACTGTAACAAATTCTTATGGATTTTATTCGTTGGAGATAGAAGCCGGAACTTATGATTTGCTTTATTCCTATGTAGGTTTTAAAACGCAAAGTATTCCGTTAAATCTAAATACGAATATTGTAATAAATATTGAGTTAGAGCCTTTGGCAGAACAACTTGCCGAACTGGAAGTGATAGCCGAAAGAGAAGATAAAAATATTCGTGCCAACGAAATGACAGTGGCTTCCCTGAGCATTAAAGAAATTGAGAGTATTCCGGTTTTGTTTGGAGAGAGAGATGTTTTTAAAACCCTTCAGCTTATGCCCGGTGTAAAACCCGCCGGTGAAGGAAGTTCGGGATTTTATGTTAGAGGTGGTTCTACAGATCAGAATCTAATTTTACTGGATGAAGCTCCTGTTTATAATGCATCGCATATGATGGGATTCTTTTCTATTTTTAATTCTGATGCTTTACGCGATATCAAATTATATAAAGGTGGAATGGGAGCAGAGTACGGTGGACGTCTTTCTTCTGTTTTAGATATTAAAATGAAAGAGGGAAACGCTAAGAATCTTAGTGTAAATGGTGGTATTGGACTAATCTCCTCAAGATTAACTTTAGAATCTCCAATTGTTAAAGACAGAGGTTCTTTTATCGTTTCGGCTCGAAGAACTTATGCCGATATATTTACAATATTTGCAAGCGAAGAAGCTATTAAAGATGCACAATTGTATTTCTACGATTTTAATGCAAAAGCAAATATAAGAATAGGAGAGAAAGACAGATTATTCGTTTCGGGCTATTTTGGTAGAGATAAGTTTGGTTTTGATGAACATTTTGGGTTCAATTGGGGAAATATTACTGCAACAAGCCGGTGGAATCATATTTTTAATCCTAAGCTATTTTCAAATACCTCTGTAATTTACAGTAAATACAGTTATCAGATTCTTGCCGGACCATCGGATAGAAGAGTTGAAATAGGTTCGCATATTATCGACTATAATCTGAAACACGATTATCAGTTCTACCATAACAATCACAGTATATGGAAGTTTGGTTTAAACTTTATTCACCATACAATGAATCCTGGTGACCTAAACTCAGAATCGAATGAAATTTTTAATTCGCTCGAAGTGGAGAAGCGTTATGCTTTAGAAACTTCTATTTATTTGGCTAATGAAAGGAAAATATCTCCTTCCTTGAGTTTAAATTACGGTTTGAGATTTTCCAACTTTATGCAATTGGGTCCCGGAAATATCTATACGTTTAATAATTATGGAGATATTGTTCAAACCGATGTTTACGATAAGTGGGAGCGAGTAGTAAATTACAATGGTTTTGAACCTCGCATTAATGGAACTTGGTTAATTAATTCTGAATCATCATTTAAAGCCTTTTATTCCTACACTAACCAGTATATGCATTTGCTCAGTAATTCTTCAAGCGAATCTCCTACAGATATATGGTTGCCGAGTAGTAATAATATAAAACCATCTACTTCCGGTCAGTTTGGAATGGGCTATTATCGTAATTTCAAACAAAATACCTACGAATTTTCAATTGAGACTTACTATAAGGATATGCAGGATTTGATTGATTATAAGATTGATGCTCAGGTAACTCTGAATCCTTTGGTAGAAGGTGATTTGGTTTTTGGAGAAGGTCGCGCTTACGGTCTTGAGCTTTTTTTAAAAAAACGGAAAGGGAAATTAACAGGATGGATAGGATATACTTTATCGCGTACCGAACGTAGGTTTGAAGAAATAAATAATAATAACTGGTATCCATCTAAGCAAGATCGTACTCACGATTTTGCTGTTATTGTAATGTATCAGTTAAATCCACGTATTCAATTTTCAGCAAATTGGGTTTATTATACCGGAAATGCTGTGACTTATCCCGAAGGAAAATATACAATTAGCGGACAGGATGTTTTGCTGTATTCTGATAGGAATGCCTATCGTATGCCGGATTATCATCGTTTAGATATTGGTTTAAGCTTGAAAAATAAAGAGTATAAAACAGTTCTTGATCAGGAGACCGGTAATTTTATTCAGCAAAAAAAACGATTTCGCTCTAGCTGGAACTTTTCTATTTATAATGTTTATAATCGTGAAAATGCTTATTCTATTTCCTTTGAACCTAACGAATATAATCCCGATGTTATGGAAGCTATACAGCTTTCGTTGTTTAAGATAATCCCGTCTGTTACATATAATTTTAATTTCTGA
- a CDS encoding four helix bundle protein encodes MNNSNYSPSFFRFEDLRVYQKALDYYVWVQVNTEMFPNAAANPLAHSFVDVAMNIPGKIAEGSSKNKTQFIFHLKEAKTAIRQSVMFTSASVKLNYFGDEQEETSRNYLMELTKMLGALIGSIQRDHNAPHPSSGGNRVDADDDIDAHNTY; translated from the coding sequence ATGAACAACTCTAATTATTCTCCTTCATTTTTTCGTTTTGAGGATCTTCGTGTATATCAAAAAGCACTCGATTATTATGTCTGGGTACAAGTTAATACCGAAATGTTTCCAAATGCTGCTGCTAATCCTTTGGCTCATTCTTTTGTTGATGTAGCTATGAATATCCCCGGAAAGATTGCTGAGGGATCATCTAAGAATAAAACTCAGTTTATTTTTCATCTGAAAGAAGCTAAAACTGCCATTCGACAGAGTGTTATGTTTACTTCGGCATCTGTGAAGTTGAATTATTTTGGCGATGAGCAAGAAGAAACCAGTAGAAATTATTTAATGGAGTTAACCAAAATGCTTGGAGCCCTTATAGGTTCTATTCAGCGCGACCATAATGCACCTCATCCTTCATCAGGAGGTAACAGGGTGGATGCAGATGATGATATAGACGCTCACAATACATATTAA
- a CDS encoding DUF1015 domain-containing protein: protein MAILKPFKGFRPKVDIVEKLAALPYDVMNVEEAAAMAENNQYSLLHITRSEIDCQAGIDVHSQEVYDKAVENYTLFKEKGWLLQDETPKFYIYAQTMDGRTQYGIVAAASVDDYLNGIIKKHELTRPDKEEDRMIHVRINNANIEPVFFTYPAVAEIDEIVADIVNNQTATYDFVSEDGFGHHFWVINEADINERLEQLFKDKVPFTYVADGHHRTAAAALVGVEKRKANPNYTGEEEFNYFLAVHFPDNQLKIIDYNRVVKDLNGLTDEEFLENLNVDFTVVDKGTEIFKPTKLHEFSMYLGGKWFCLTAKEGTYNDNDPIDVLDVTILSNRVLKKYLDIRDLRTSKRIDFVGGIRGLGALKERVDSGEMRVAFALYAVSMQQLIDIADSGNIMPPKTTWFEPKLRSGLVIHELI, encoded by the coding sequence ATGGCAATTTTAAAACCATTTAAAGGCTTTCGCCCAAAAGTAGATATAGTAGAGAAATTGGCGGCTTTGCCTTATGATGTTATGAATGTTGAAGAGGCTGCTGCAATGGCAGAAAATAATCAATATTCTCTTTTGCATATTACACGATCAGAAATAGACTGTCAGGCTGGTATTGATGTGCACTCACAAGAAGTATACGATAAAGCCGTCGAAAATTATACTTTATTTAAAGAAAAAGGATGGCTATTACAAGACGAGACACCTAAATTTTATATTTACGCTCAAACAATGGACGGTAGGACACAATATGGTATTGTTGCTGCTGCTTCTGTTGATGACTACCTTAATGGTATAATCAAAAAACATGAACTTACTCGTCCTGATAAGGAAGAAGACAGGATGATACACGTACGTATTAATAATGCAAATATAGAACCCGTATTTTTTACTTATCCGGCAGTAGCTGAAATAGATGAAATTGTAGCAGATATTGTAAATAATCAAACTGCGACCTACGATTTTGTTTCGGAAGATGGCTTTGGCCATCATTTTTGGGTAATTAATGAGGCTGATATTAATGAACGTTTAGAACAGCTTTTTAAAGATAAAGTACCTTTTACTTATGTTGCCGATGGACATCATAGAACTGCTGCTGCTGCCTTAGTTGGAGTAGAAAAGCGTAAGGCAAATCCCAACTATACCGGCGAAGAAGAATTTAACTATTTCTTAGCTGTTCATTTTCCTGATAATCAGTTGAAAATTATCGATTATAATCGCGTAGTTAAAGACTTGAATGGATTAACAGATGAGGAATTTCTTGAGAATTTAAATGTCGATTTTACAGTTGTAGATAAAGGTACAGAAATATTTAAACCAACTAAGCTTCATGAATTCTCGATGTATCTTGGTGGAAAATGGTTCTGTTTAACAGCTAAAGAAGGTACTTATAACGATAACGACCCTATTGATGTTTTAGATGTTACAATTCTTTCAAATAGGGTTTTGAAGAAATATCTTGATATCAGAGATTTAAGAACGTCAAAAAGAATTGATTTTGTTGGTGGTATCCGTGGTTTGGGCGCTTTAAAAGAGCGTGTTGATAGTGGCGAAATGCGTGTTGCTTTTGCTTTATATGCTGTTTCTATGCAACAACTTATTGATATTGCCGATTCGGGAAATATTATGCCTCCTAAAACAACTTGGTTTGAACCAAAGTTGAGAAGTGGTCTTGTAATTCACGAGTTGATATAG